From a single Paenibacillus sp. FSL R5-0345 genomic region:
- a CDS encoding energy-coupling factor transporter transmembrane component T, which yields MKDSFSTFHPFVNFLYFVVVLLFSMVFMHPIFQVIALISAVVYSFMLKGKKAVRFNLLYMVPFLLFMAIMNPVFNHQGVTILFYLNNGNPITKESILYGVAAACMFVTVIIWFSCYNVVMTSDKFIYIFGKILPALSLIFSMVLRFVPRYLAQIKVISNAQKCIGRDVTQGNLLARARNGITILSIMTTWALENAIETADSMKSRGYGLPGRTSFSIFRLDARDKVALLIMTGLIAMVAIGAAMGENTMRYYPSIKASAITPFSILVYIAYFALCMIPVLINMVEAMKWKSIESKN from the coding sequence ATGAAGGATAGCTTTTCTACCTTTCATCCGTTTGTGAATTTTCTATATTTTGTTGTGGTATTGCTGTTTAGCATGGTGTTCATGCATCCCATATTTCAGGTGATTGCCCTTATCAGTGCAGTGGTCTACTCCTTTATGTTAAAAGGAAAGAAAGCCGTTCGATTTAATCTGCTGTACATGGTTCCTTTTCTACTATTTATGGCGATTATGAACCCTGTTTTTAATCATCAAGGGGTAACGATCCTGTTCTATTTGAACAATGGAAATCCCATTACGAAGGAATCCATTCTTTATGGTGTAGCAGCGGCGTGCATGTTTGTGACGGTAATCATCTGGTTCTCCTGTTATAACGTCGTGATGACCTCGGATAAGTTTATTTATATATTCGGAAAAATACTGCCGGCACTGTCGTTGATTTTTTCGATGGTGCTTCGTTTTGTTCCTAGATATTTAGCGCAAATCAAGGTGATTTCGAATGCCCAAAAATGCATAGGCCGGGATGTCACACAGGGAAATCTCCTCGCTCGAGCGCGCAATGGGATTACGATCCTATCGATAATGACCACCTGGGCTCTGGAAAATGCGATTGAGACGGCGGATTCTATGAAGTCAAGAGGATATGGATTGCCTGGACGTACAAGCTTTTCGATCTTCCGTCTAGATGCCCGGGACAAAGTAGCCCTCTTGATCATGACAGGCTTAATTGCGATGGTAGCCATCGGCGCAGCGATGGGTGAGAACACGATGAGATATTATCCGTCAATTAAAGCGAGCGCAATTACACCTTTTAGTATCCTTGTATATATCGCTTATTTTGCGCTATGTATGATCCC
- a CDS encoding DUF4430 domain-containing protein: MNKKKWLTAILIIGVLAISFFWGGNYQKSPNKVASNIAESQVVESDNTASNQNVDVEPSASSDAETTEIAPTATPGETAKPVETVKPTEEVTPTETAVTDVEKPTATPKSDTQAQPTATPKAAKTSVPETKATAKPVTKLDSKVATTETKQEPKKDKFLTDPVPSGKPKPVEWQDATVDKKKQLTATLSVSAATILDNMDIFNKDKLEVLPADGIIYKAQKVTFYEGESVFDVLLREMKKNKIHMEFSMTPIYNSNYIEGINNLYEFDAGELSGWMYKVNGWFPNYGSSRYVLKDGDVVEWVYTCDLGRDVGGYVATGGAQK; encoded by the coding sequence ATGAACAAGAAAAAATGGCTAACAGCGATACTAATTATTGGTGTGTTGGCGATTTCCTTTTTTTGGGGCGGGAATTATCAGAAGAGCCCGAACAAGGTTGCGAGTAACATTGCAGAGTCTCAGGTTGTAGAATCAGACAACACGGCTTCGAATCAGAATGTTGATGTAGAGCCTTCAGCCTCAAGTGATGCCGAGACAACGGAGATAGCACCTACAGCTACGCCTGGCGAAACAGCTAAGCCCGTTGAAACGGTAAAACCAACTGAAGAGGTAACGCCGACCGAAACTGCGGTAACAGATGTTGAAAAGCCGACCGCAACACCTAAATCGGATACACAGGCACAACCGACCGCAACACCGAAAGCGGCTAAAACGTCCGTGCCGGAAACGAAAGCGACGGCAAAGCCAGTAACCAAACTAGATTCAAAAGTAGCGACAACAGAAACCAAGCAGGAACCAAAAAAGGATAAATTCCTTACCGATCCAGTGCCGAGCGGGAAACCTAAGCCAGTGGAATGGCAAGATGCAACAGTAGATAAGAAGAAGCAATTAACGGCTACCTTGTCCGTGTCGGCGGCTACGATTTTAGATAACATGGATATTTTTAATAAGGATAAGCTTGAAGTATTGCCGGCAGATGGTATCATTTATAAAGCGCAGAAGGTAACCTTTTATGAAGGTGAGTCTGTGTTTGATGTTTTGTTAAGAGAGATGAAGAAGAATAAAATCCATATGGAATTCAGCATGACGCCGATCTATAACAGTAATTATATTGAAGGTATAAATAACCTGTATGAATTTGATGCTGGAGAGCTTAGTGGATGGATGTACAAAGTTAATGGCTGGTTCCCTAACTACGGCAGCAGTCGTTATGTTCTTAAGGATGGCGATGTCGTTGAATGGGTATACACTTGTGATTTAGGTCGAGATGTAGGTGGTTATGTAGCCACAGGAGGAGCACAGAAATAA